GCGCTGTTCGAAGAGCGCAAGCAGACACAGCTCAGGAACCCCAGTCTGCGACTCCTGGACGAGAGTCGGTTGACGACCGTGAGCCCGTGGTTCGGTGGAGACCTCCTGCAGATGGCGACGGGACAAGGCGCTCTCCTCACGACCCCACTCCAGATGGCGGTCGCCTACGCGGCTCTGGTCAATGGAGGGACCGTCTGGAGGCCGAGGGTCGTCGACCGAATCACCGACGTGGATGGGCACGAAGTCATGTCGAACCCGCCGGAGGTCGTACGATCGCTCGACCTCGCTCCGGCCATCGTGCGGATGCTTCGCGACGATATGCGCAGGGTGACCAACGAAGGCACTGCCAGGTCGGCGTTCGCGCCCATGGGGAGCAAATCGGTGCTCATCGGCGGCAAGACAGGGACTGCACAGATGCCGAAGGTGTGTGTCGAGAAGGATGCGGACGGCAAGTGCCTTCGTCTTCGTGACGCGGACGTGACCTCTTGGTTCGTGGGGGTAGCCCCCATCGACGACCCGAAGTACGTTGTTGTCGTGATGGTCGAGGAAGGCGGCGGGGGCAGCCAGGTGGCTGCGCCGGCCGCGCGGTTCATCTTCCAGCACCTCTTGGGGATGGAACCGACACCGATTATCGCCGGCGAGAGGACGGAGTACTGATGACCACCGGTGTACGCGATCGCGCCGTCGTCGATGACCGACGGCGTCCGGGGCCGGATGTGATCCTGTTCATCTCCATGATCGTGCTTGCCGGCCTCGGCATTCTCATGGTCTACACGGCTTCGTGCGCAAGCCTGGAGGCTCGAGGACTCGATCCGTCATCGCTCATGGTCAAACAGGCCATCTTCGCGGTAATCGGCCTCGTGCTGTTTTTGATCGGTTCGCTCATCGACTATCGCGACCTGGCCGGCTGGTCCGGTGTCATTTACGCCCTCATCCTGATCGTGCTCGGGTTCGTGCTGACGACAGCGCCACACGCCGGTGCCAACCGATGGATCCTGATCGGTCCGTTCCAGTTCCAGCCGTCCGAATTCGCCAAATTGGGTGTCATCATCGTGCTTGCCGCCGTGCTTGCACCGGCGCGTGAAGAGGGGATGCGTTGGAACAGGCTGGGACTCGCGCTCGGAATGCTGGCGATCCCCTCGTATCTCATCTTTCGACAGCCGGACCTCGGAACGATGCTGGTGTTCGGGTTCTTTGCTCTCGTGATGCTGTTCGTGTCCGGCACGACGTTCCGGCAGCTTGCGGTCCTGACAATCGGAGCGGTGGGTGGCATCGTCACGGTCTGGAAACTCCAGTTGCTTCGCGACTATCAGTTGGCGAGGTTGCAGAGTTTCATCGATCCGACCGCCGATCCGCTCGGTATCGGGTACAACCTGATCCGAAGCAAGATCGCGATCGGAAGTGGGGGGATCTTCGGGAAAGGCCTGTTTGGGGGGGCTCTCACCAATCTGAGTTTTGTTCCTGCCCAGTCCACAGACTTCATTTTCACCGCAGTCGGTGAGCAGCTGGGACTCATCGGCGGTGCGATCGTTCTCTTCGTCTA
This window of the Gammaproteobacteria bacterium genome carries:
- the rodA gene encoding rod shape-determining protein RodA; the encoded protein is MTTGVRDRAVVDDRRRPGPDVILFISMIVLAGLGILMVYTASCASLEARGLDPSSLMVKQAIFAVIGLVLFLIGSLIDYRDLAGWSGVIYALILIVLGFVLTTAPHAGANRWILIGPFQFQPSEFAKLGVIIVLAAVLAPAREEGMRWNRLGLALGMLAIPSYLIFRQPDLGTMLVFGFFALVMLFVSGTTFRQLAVLTIGAVGGIVTVWKLQLLRDYQLARLQSFIDPTADPLGIGYNLIRSKIAIGSGGIFGKGLFGGALTNLSFVPAQSTDFIFTAVGEQLGLIGGAIVLFVYAVLLWRLLVIARNARDRFGRLLTVGIAAMLAFQIFVNVGMTIGIMPVTGLPLPLMSAGGSALLVTALALGLANSVWLRRTPVPGEPVNA